One Artemia franciscana chromosome 7, ASM3288406v1, whole genome shotgun sequence DNA segment encodes these proteins:
- the LOC136028622 gene encoding uncharacterized protein LOC136028622 yields MKEANLLKVLKTMTIATCIGAILGHHDQKLDPQSLVLRTLKIQNKLLTHAGSKRPALIGLGSLLENKPRGFSSVFMSNPPNYPVMPLAPVRLYPSRQNVATYHRDPNASSSPVISAESSKTMPSYRYSRNMSITPESYRVAFPPAPEPLYYSPGHSSPPPNSLPSLSVLHSVVPILPSNVSPKKLKFGTYPTFSDLKRHFKAKILPTTTIPQVIPPISGTTMYTVPSPIQISSHAYNSLQSRPSSNY; encoded by the exons ATGAAGGAGGCAAATCTTTTAAAA GTCCTCAAAACCATGACCATTGCTACTTGTATTGGAGCTATCTTGGGACATCATGACCAAAAGTTAGATCCACAAAGTTTGGTTCTTAGAACATTGAAAATCCAGAACAAACTTCTTACGCACGCAGGCTCTAAAAGGCCAGCCTTAATTGGACTTGGAAGCCTTCTTGAAAACAAACCTCGAG gtttcagTTCAGTTTTTATGAGCAATCCGCCGAATTATCCAGTGATGCCTTTGGCCCCAGTTCGTCTGTATCCTTCAAGACAAAACGTAGCTACTTACCATAGAGATCCTAATGCATCCAGTTCTCCTGTGATTTCTGCAGAATCTAGTAAAACAATGCCGTCATACCGATATTCTAGAAACATGTCTATCACACCTGAGAGCTACAGGGTCGCATTTCCTCCAGCTCCAGAACCATTATACTATTCTCCGGGTCACTCAAGTCCTCCACCCAACTCCCTGCCATCGCTTAGCGTCCTGCATTCAGTTGTTCCAATTTTGCCAAGCAACGTTTCTCCTAAAAAGTTGAAGTTCGGTACATATCCTACATTTAGTGACCTTAAAAGGCACTTCAAAGCTAAAATTCTTCCAACGACAACTATACCGCAAGTAATTCCCCCAATTAGTGGCACAACAATGTATACTGTACCGTCTCCAATACAGATATCTAGTCATGCATACAACAGCCTACAAAGTAGACCTTCAAGTAACTATTAG